CGGTGGGCTTCATCACCCGGCCGCTGGGCGGGCTGGTGTTCGGCCACTTCGGCGACCGCATCGGCCGCAAGAGCATGCTGGTGATGACGCTGATGATCATGGGCGTGTCCACCTTCCTGATCGGCCTGGTGCCCACCTACGACAGCATCGGCCTCTGGGCGCCAATCCTGCTGTTGCTGCTGCGGGTGTTCCAGGGCATCGGCCTGGGCGGCGAATGGGGCGGCGCGGTGCTAATGGCCTATGAATACGCGCCGCCCGGAAAGAAGGGCTTCTACGCCTCGCTGCCGCAGATCGGGCTGGCCATCGGCCTGTGCCTGGCCTCGGGCACGGTGGCGCTGCTGTCGACGCTGCTGACCGACGAGCAGTTCATGGCCTGGGGCTGGCGCCTGGCCTTCCTGGCCTCGGCCGCGATGGTCGGGGTCGGCATGTACATCCGCCTGAACATCAAGGAAACGCCCGAGTTCGCCGCGGTCAAGCGCGACAACGCCGAAAGCCGCATTCCGTTCATGGACATGATCCGCCGCTATCCCGGCAACGTCGCCAAGGGCATGGGCGCGCGCTACATCGACGGCGTGTTCTTCAACGTCTTCGGCGTGTTCTCGATCTCGTACCTGACGCAGACGCTGCAGATCACGCGCACCGAGGCATTGACCGGGGTGATGGCGGCGGCGCTGGTGATGTGCTTCACCATCCCCTACTTCGGCCGGCTGTCCGACCGCATCGGACGCACGCGGGTGTATTTCTGGGGCTCGCTGATCACGGCGGTGGCCGCCTTCCCCGGCTTCTGGCTGATGCTCAACAGCCAGGGCAGCGTGATGCTGGTATGGCTGGCCATCATCATTCCCTTCGGCATCTTCTACGCCGCCGTCTACGGCCCCGAGGCCGCGCTGTTCTGCGAGCTGTTCGACGCCAAGGTGCGCTACACCGGCATCTCGTTCGTCTACCAGTTCTCGGGCATCTTCGCCTCGGGCATCACGCCGATCATCGCCACCGCCCTGCTCAAGACCGGCAATGGCCAGCCGTGGCTGATCTGCCTGTACGTGCTGTTCTCGGGCGTGGTGTCGGCGCTGTGCGTGTGGCTGATCGGACGCGGCGGCCGCAGCGCCGCGCCAGAGGCAGCGGCGCCGCCCACCGGCGCGAACCTGCGCAAGGCCTGACGGCATCCATGGCCACCTGCCGCCTCGCCCTGGCCGATCTCCGGCCGCCAGGCGAGGCGCATCATGGCCATGCTCAGCCGCGCGCCTGTCCGCCCGCGGGCGCGGCGCCCTTGTCGGCGCCAGGCGCCACGGGCGCCGGCGCCGACGGCAACCAGCCGCCGCCGAGCGCCTTGAACAGCGTCGCCAATGCGGCCTGGCGCTGCGTCGCCACCTCGATGTAGGACAGCTGGTCGGCATAGGCGCGGCGCTGCGCATCCAGGTAACGCAGGTGGCTGTCGACACCGCCGCGATAGCGCGCTTCCGACAGCTGCATGGCCTGCGCGCTGGAACGCGTCAGCGCCAGCCGCGAGGCTTCCTCGCGCCGCAGCGTGTCGGTGGCGGCGAGCGCGTCCGAGACCTCGCGGAACGCCGACTGCACCGTCTTTTCGTACTGCGCCACGGCGATGTCCTTGCGGGCGTTGGCCAGGTCCAGGTTGGCGGTATTGCGGCCGCCGGCGAAGATCGGCAGCGTGATCTGCGGGGCGAACGACCAGGCGCGCTGGCCCGAGTCGAACAGGTTCGACAGTTCCGCGCTGGACGAGCCAAACATGCCGGTCAGCGAAATGCTCGGAAAGAACGCCGCCCGCGCCGCGCCGATGCTGGCGTTGCGCGACCGCAGTTGATGCTCCGCGGCCACGATGTCGGGCCGCCTTTCCAGCAGTTCGGACGGCGCGCCCGCCGCGATCTCCTGCACCAGCATCGGCCCCTCGGCCAGGCCCTTGGGCAGGAACGGCCCCAGGTCGCCCACGCCCACCAGCAGCGCCAGCGCATTGCCGGCCTGGCGCGCTTCGCGGTCGATGCGCTCCAGGTCGGCCCGCGCCTGCTCGGCCAGGCCCAGCGCTTCCTGGTAGTCGAGCGCCGTGGCCGAGCCGGCCTGGCGCCGCTTGGCGGTCAGGTCGAGCGAGGCCTCGCGGCTCTCGAGCGTCTGGCGCGTGACCTGCAGCCGGCGCAGCGCGCTGTCGCGCGCCAGGTAGGCCTGGATCACTTCGGCCACCAGGCTGATCTGGGCGCCGCGGGCCGTGGCCTCGGTGGCCAGGTATTCCTGCAACGCGGCGTCCGACAGGCTGCGCACCCGGCCGAACAGGTCGATCTCGAACGAGGTCAGCCCCAGGCCGGCCTGGTAGTTGCTCTGCACGCCGGCGCTGCCGCTGCTGTTGAGGTCGCCCGGCACCCGCTGGCGCGTGCCGCTGCCCTGCGCATTGATGCCCGGCAGGCGGTCGGCGCGCTGCACCCGGTACTGGGCCCGCGCCGCCTCGATGTTCAAGAGCGCCTGGCGCA
The window above is part of the Achromobacter deleyi genome. Proteins encoded here:
- a CDS encoding MFS transporter → MAKQNETAVRKVVAASLIGATIEWYDFFLYGVVAGIVFNKLYFPTGDPLVSTMLAYTTFAVGFITRPLGGLVFGHFGDRIGRKSMLVMTLMIMGVSTFLIGLVPTYDSIGLWAPILLLLLRVFQGIGLGGEWGGAVLMAYEYAPPGKKGFYASLPQIGLAIGLCLASGTVALLSTLLTDEQFMAWGWRLAFLASAAMVGVGMYIRLNIKETPEFAAVKRDNAESRIPFMDMIRRYPGNVAKGMGARYIDGVFFNVFGVFSISYLTQTLQITRTEALTGVMAAALVMCFTIPYFGRLSDRIGRTRVYFWGSLITAVAAFPGFWLMLNSQGSVMLVWLAIIIPFGIFYAAVYGPEAALFCELFDAKVRYTGISFVYQFSGIFASGITPIIATALLKTGNGQPWLICLYVLFSGVVSALCVWLIGRGGRSAAPEAAAPPTGANLRKA
- a CDS encoding efflux transporter outer membrane subunit, which produces MNLTFISSRLAAAILAAALAGCSMAPTYQRPEAPVPSTWNPSSADGPASAAATLDWQSFVTDDGLRRLVTLALDNNRDLRQALLNIEAARAQYRVQRADRLPGINAQGSGTRQRVPGDLNSSGSAGVQSNYQAGLGLTSFEIDLFGRVRSLSDAALQEYLATEATARGAQISLVAEVIQAYLARDSALRRLQVTRQTLESREASLDLTAKRRQAGSATALDYQEALGLAEQARADLERIDREARQAGNALALLVGVGDLGPFLPKGLAEGPMLVQEIAAGAPSELLERRPDIVAAEHQLRSRNASIGAARAAFFPSISLTGMFGSSSAELSNLFDSGQRAWSFAPQITLPIFAGGRNTANLDLANARKDIAVAQYEKTVQSAFREVSDALAATDTLRREEASRLALTRSSAQAMQLSEARYRGGVDSHLRYLDAQRRAYADQLSYIEVATQRQAALATLFKALGGGWLPSAPAPVAPGADKGAAPAGGQARG